The Ammoniphilus sp. CFH 90114 genome contains a region encoding:
- a CDS encoding stalk domain-containing protein: MRRNPKRLGVAVVALVTALSLSTPISEAAQKNQKVEAQYRDIKILYNNNQVVSTLEPFIIAGTTYLPLSMMADVFNKNVYWDGSTKTISVTDKANPQLEQLRVELATKNTNIADLTAQLSSKDTRIADLEKRLESREYDEADLEELEEELNDEYGEWEDMDFRISIDGDEDDIDVEIKVDLDDYDEEWSDLSNREIEGFVEDILDDIWNEYDDADISGSIIDRSENEEVVEFSGEDGDVDVDITRSGDRLSDLEDDLKDTYEDYFDDIRLTVYLNGSTDDVQFVINVAYQSYKEEWDDLTESEIDRLLDDVADDIADEFEDADIEGYIYDTDNQRRLAEY; this comes from the coding sequence ATGCGCAGAAATCCCAAAAGATTAGGGGTAGCGGTCGTAGCTTTAGTTACTGCCTTATCGCTAAGTACACCAATTTCAGAGGCAGCTCAGAAAAATCAAAAAGTAGAAGCACAGTATCGTGATATTAAGATTTTGTACAATAACAATCAGGTGGTATCTACTCTTGAACCGTTTATTATTGCAGGTACCACGTATTTGCCGCTCAGCATGATGGCAGATGTTTTTAATAAGAATGTCTATTGGGATGGGAGTACAAAGACCATTAGTGTCACTGATAAAGCCAACCCGCAATTGGAGCAATTACGAGTTGAGCTAGCGACGAAAAATACTAATATTGCTGATCTGACGGCACAGCTTAGTTCGAAAGATACTAGAATAGCAGATTTGGAAAAACGTTTAGAATCAAGAGAGTATGATGAGGCAGATCTAGAGGAATTAGAAGAAGAGCTAAATGATGAATATGGTGAATGGGAGGACATGGACTTCAGGATATCTATTGATGGGGATGAAGATGATATTGATGTGGAAATAAAGGTGGATCTGGATGATTACGATGAGGAATGGTCTGATCTTTCTAATAGAGAAATTGAGGGGTTTGTGGAAGATATTCTAGATGATATCTGGAATGAGTATGATGATGCGGATATTTCAGGAAGTATCATAGACCGTTCAGAAAATGAAGAGGTAGTGGAATTCTCGGGAGAAGATGGAGATGTTGACGTGGACATCACCCGTTCAGGAGATCGTTTGTCAGATTTAGAAGATGATTTAAAAGATACTTATGAAGACTATTTTGATGATATTAGACTTACTGTTTACTTGAACGGCAGTACAGATGATGTTCAATTTGTGATTAACGTAGCTTACCAATCCTATAAGGAGGAATGGGACGATTTAACTGAATCAGAAATTGATCGACTATTGGATGATGTGGCAGATGATATTGCTGACGAGTTTGAAGATGCCGACATCGAAGGCTACATCTATGATACCGATAACCAGAGAAGACTGGCTGAATATTAA
- a CDS encoding LysM peptidoglycan-binding domain-containing protein codes for MPIVKETHVYYTVQPGDTLYSIAARLGSTVASIQSVNVLYPPFTDPYLIYPGWKLLVPVPGEQPVRTIYITAPGDTLYRIAQRFSAHPDLLLGMNPQIQNPNLIFAGQSLWVPGFVYQVESGDTLANIAGKFGIPLNQLLYANEGRPGFSLDLLYAGYSLILPLPSSRNIVVIRPLPEEILRSGESIEGLARVFEANVLMQVEDDSGVIVSNERFTTASAGAPAYGYFSRSIPFDRTPSVESGKLWVYARSANDGSIIDLVQVKVRF; via the coding sequence ATGCCTATAGTGAAAGAAACCCATGTCTACTACACGGTTCAGCCTGGGGATACGTTATACTCCATTGCGGCGAGGTTGGGGAGTACGGTAGCAAGCATCCAAAGCGTGAACGTCCTGTATCCGCCCTTTACTGACCCGTATCTTATTTATCCTGGCTGGAAACTACTTGTTCCCGTTCCGGGGGAGCAACCTGTACGGACGATTTATATAACCGCTCCTGGAGATACGCTTTATCGGATTGCCCAGCGTTTCTCCGCCCATCCAGATCTGCTGTTGGGGATGAATCCGCAAATTCAGAATCCCAATCTGATCTTCGCTGGTCAGTCTCTATGGGTTCCGGGGTTTGTTTATCAAGTCGAATCAGGGGATACGTTGGCCAATATCGCAGGTAAATTTGGAATCCCTTTAAATCAATTATTGTATGCCAATGAAGGCCGCCCTGGATTCTCTCTTGATTTGCTTTATGCCGGTTACAGTCTAATCCTTCCTCTTCCGTCTTCACGAAATATTGTGGTAATACGTCCACTTCCGGAGGAAATTCTTCGCAGTGGGGAATCGATTGAGGGCTTGGCTCGTGTGTTTGAAGCGAACGTGCTCATGCAAGTGGAGGATGACAGCGGCGTCATCGTATCAAATGAAAGGTTCACGACAGCTTCAGCTGGGGCGCCGGCTTATGGGTACTTTAGCAGGAGCATTCCCTTCGACCGAACACCTAGTGTTGAATCCGGTAAGCTCTGGGTATACGCTCGCAGTGCCAATGACGGCAGCATCATCGATCTGGTGCAGGTGAAAGTGAGATTTTAA
- a CDS encoding aldehyde dehydrogenase family protein encodes MHTTYKNYIGGQWIPSESGEIYPSLNPANVEEIVGYFQKSNVEDVKHAIATAREAFPQWSKTSAPERGEILFNLIYHLENEKEELAQIITKEVGKSLREARGEVNKTIQAMKQFSGEATRLAGETVPSYDADIFAYTVREPLGVVGVIAPYNFPLGIGIWKIAPALIAGNTVVFKPASNTSLISVKIVELFEKSGVPAGVLNMITGPGSVVGREFGMNPELKAVSFTGSTDVGVELGKAVTARGGRMQAEMGGKNPAIILEDADIDQAIESIVVSGFLDNGQRCTGTSRLIVLKSIASDVTRKLVAKARALKIGNGLESGVDNGPVIDESQLNTYLHYVKTAIEEGALLECGGERLVDGDKANGYFVSPTVFSKVTPNMTIFKEEIFGPVIGILEVETYEEAIALANENEFGLSSTIYTNDLKKAFHFVRNIQSGVTHVNLPSTYFENQFPFGGKKESSIGPREQGSTALDFWTEIKTVYMKP; translated from the coding sequence ATGCATACGACCTATAAGAATTACATTGGAGGACAGTGGATTCCAAGCGAATCAGGCGAAATCTATCCGAGCCTTAATCCGGCTAATGTAGAAGAAATTGTCGGTTATTTTCAAAAATCAAATGTTGAAGACGTCAAGCATGCTATCGCTACGGCTCGAGAGGCCTTTCCTCAGTGGTCCAAGACATCGGCTCCAGAGCGTGGAGAAATTCTCTTCAACCTGATTTATCATTTGGAAAATGAAAAGGAAGAATTAGCCCAAATCATTACCAAAGAAGTAGGCAAATCCTTGCGTGAAGCTCGTGGGGAAGTGAATAAGACGATTCAAGCGATGAAGCAGTTCAGTGGAGAAGCAACACGCTTAGCAGGGGAAACGGTGCCTTCGTATGATGCGGACATCTTCGCTTATACCGTTCGGGAGCCGCTTGGGGTGGTAGGGGTTATCGCACCTTATAATTTCCCTTTAGGAATTGGAATATGGAAAATTGCCCCGGCTCTCATTGCAGGGAATACCGTGGTTTTTAAACCGGCGAGCAATACTTCCCTTATCAGTGTAAAAATCGTAGAGCTGTTCGAAAAGTCGGGAGTTCCCGCCGGCGTTCTGAATATGATAACCGGTCCAGGTTCTGTTGTTGGTCGGGAATTCGGAATGAACCCGGAACTGAAGGCGGTTTCTTTCACTGGATCGACGGATGTTGGTGTAGAACTGGGTAAAGCCGTAACAGCACGCGGTGGAAGAATGCAGGCGGAGATGGGAGGGAAGAACCCAGCGATTATCTTGGAGGATGCGGATATCGATCAAGCAATAGAGAGCATTGTGGTTAGCGGATTTTTAGATAATGGCCAGCGCTGTACCGGAACCAGCCGTCTAATTGTGCTTAAGTCGATTGCTTCGGATGTCACTCGCAAGCTAGTAGCGAAAGCTCGAGCCCTCAAGATCGGAAACGGCTTGGAATCTGGAGTGGATAACGGTCCAGTCATTGATGAGAGCCAATTAAACACGTACTTGCATTATGTGAAAACAGCGATTGAAGAAGGAGCTTTGCTTGAATGCGGCGGGGAGCGTCTTGTGGATGGGGATAAAGCCAACGGTTATTTTGTCTCACCTACGGTATTTAGCAAGGTGACTCCGAATATGACTATATTTAAGGAAGAAATCTTTGGTCCGGTCATTGGCATTTTGGAAGTGGAGACCTACGAGGAAGCCATTGCACTCGCCAACGAAAATGAGTTTGGTCTATCCTCCACCATCTATACGAATGACTTGAAGAAGGCTTTCCACTTTGTCCGCAACATTCAATCTGGGGTCACGCATGTTAACCTGCCTTCTACGTATTTTGAGAACCAGTTCCCATTCGGCGGGAAGAAGGAATCGAGCATCGGCCCGCGGGAGCAAGGCAGCACGGCGCTTGATTTTTGGACAGAGATAAAGACGGTTTATATGAAGCCATAA
- a CDS encoding DUF3100 domain-containing protein has translation MTEQQKNLWKDWRLHGIVLIIVLFTEWIGTHKFSLGPGVILLLPMLYAILIGLALFFTPLIKEKQSVNAEPLIVLGVTLLIAKIGVIIGPSLPKVIAAGPALLLQEFGNLGTILLALPVAVALGLKREAIGMTHSIAREPNVGLIVEKYGFNSPEGRGVMAIYIFGTVFGAVFMGLISGLLATITPLHPLSFAMASGVGSGSMMAAASGSLIAAFPDMEKDIVAFAGASNLLSLTTGLYMSIFIGLPLTEKMYQWLTRNRKTDSSENLEV, from the coding sequence ATGACGGAGCAACAAAAGAATCTTTGGAAAGATTGGCGTTTACATGGCATTGTTCTCATTATTGTTTTGTTTACCGAATGGATTGGCACGCATAAGTTTTCCTTGGGTCCTGGTGTCATTTTGCTACTTCCAATGCTCTATGCGATTCTGATCGGATTAGCCCTCTTCTTCACGCCGCTGATTAAGGAGAAGCAATCCGTTAATGCCGAGCCGCTGATTGTTTTGGGGGTAACCCTGCTCATCGCTAAAATTGGGGTGATCATTGGACCGTCTCTGCCTAAGGTCATTGCGGCTGGACCCGCATTGCTTTTGCAGGAATTCGGCAATCTGGGCACCATTCTATTGGCCCTCCCTGTCGCGGTCGCCTTGGGGCTCAAGCGCGAAGCTATCGGGATGACGCACTCCATTGCCCGTGAACCGAATGTGGGGTTGATCGTGGAGAAATATGGGTTTAACTCACCTGAAGGACGAGGGGTGATGGCGATCTATATTTTTGGTACGGTATTTGGAGCCGTGTTTATGGGATTGATTTCAGGGTTGCTCGCTACGATTACTCCTCTACATCCATTGTCTTTCGCCATGGCATCCGGTGTTGGAAGCGGAAGTATGATGGCAGCGGCCAGCGGCTCTCTCATTGCGGCTTTTCCAGATATGGAGAAGGATATTGTGGCTTTTGCAGGGGCAAGTAATCTCTTGTCTTTAACGACTGGCTTATACATGAGTATTTTTATAGGTCTACCTTTAACCGAGAAAATGTATCAATGGTTAACTAGAAATCGCAAGACGGATAGCAGCGAAAACTTGGAGGTGTAG
- a CDS encoding methyl-accepting chemotaxis protein, with translation MSRKGIVFKSILSLSIMVILLSSVYAGTAYWSEKKQYYQEMLSIQKTLHNQIAHHIPQVEAALETLPKDPTAYKSHEQVIELKNELDNPVSTEKVANTYLFFPQRLEDSGTTSLKILLSNQSLLENGFIPNETYTLTKQFLHAYNQAMEKGVGITDPFTDEFGDWVTILAPVTNHQGQVIAIHGIDFNYSQVSQDLQASLIFYIGLGVIVGGIGILLLGLIVRKTLQPIIQLSEMATLASQGNLTVRAEGKSQDEIGHLACNFNEMLENFSRIIQQLRNVSIEIEESSRVVNQGSEQTKQASNEVAESIQQIAIGADSAATGAIESVKAMEEMAIGIQRIAESSSQVAETISEVAKESIEGNAIVQSTVMQIRTMADRTKETTQFIEALAIQAKEIDQIIVVISEIANQTNLLALNAAIEAARAGEHGKGFAVVASEVRKLAEQSKDSSNQIASLIEKIQYHTEQAVQSMRQGVDEVEQGANQVYQTGERFERISTSIQSISNQIEEVSASTEQMSAGSEEVTASIVELSNAAKEASMFSQQVAAATEEQVASIEEVARSTVALSEIVKQLEMMMNRFKL, from the coding sequence ATGAGTAGAAAAGGAATCGTCTTTAAATCCATTTTATCATTGTCGATTATGGTGATCCTGCTATCTTCCGTTTATGCTGGTACGGCCTATTGGTCCGAGAAGAAACAGTATTACCAGGAAATGCTGAGTATTCAGAAAACCTTACATAACCAGATCGCTCATCATATCCCACAAGTAGAAGCCGCACTTGAGACCCTACCTAAAGATCCTACAGCATATAAGAGCCACGAGCAGGTGATAGAACTAAAAAACGAATTAGATAATCCTGTAAGTACGGAAAAAGTTGCAAATACTTACCTTTTCTTTCCACAACGGTTAGAAGACAGCGGCACAACTTCCTTGAAGATTCTACTTAGCAATCAGAGCCTTCTAGAAAATGGCTTTATTCCTAATGAGACCTACACGTTAACCAAGCAATTTTTGCATGCTTATAATCAAGCAATGGAAAAAGGGGTGGGTATTACTGACCCTTTCACAGATGAGTTTGGAGATTGGGTTACGATCTTAGCTCCGGTTACAAACCATCAAGGACAAGTCATTGCCATTCACGGGATAGACTTCAACTATAGCCAGGTAAGTCAGGATCTTCAAGCCAGTTTGATTTTCTATATTGGCCTTGGGGTAATCGTAGGAGGAATCGGCATCTTGCTCCTGGGTCTTATCGTTCGTAAGACGTTACAACCTATCATTCAGTTATCTGAAATGGCTACGCTAGCTTCCCAGGGGAACTTGACCGTGAGAGCGGAAGGTAAGAGTCAGGATGAAATTGGGCATTTAGCCTGTAATTTTAATGAAATGCTTGAAAACTTCTCGAGAATCATTCAACAGCTTCGCAACGTGAGTATAGAGATTGAAGAGTCAAGTCGAGTGGTTAATCAAGGTTCAGAACAGACGAAACAAGCCTCCAACGAAGTGGCAGAATCGATTCAACAAATCGCCATCGGAGCTGATTCAGCCGCAACGGGAGCTATCGAAAGTGTGAAGGCAATGGAGGAAATGGCCATAGGCATTCAGCGCATTGCCGAATCCTCCTCTCAAGTAGCAGAGACCATCTCTGAAGTGGCCAAGGAATCGATTGAGGGTAATGCTATTGTACAATCTACGGTCATGCAGATCCGCACGATGGCCGATCGGACAAAAGAAACAACCCAATTCATAGAAGCCTTAGCTATCCAAGCAAAAGAGATTGATCAGATTATTGTTGTCATCTCGGAGATTGCCAATCAGACGAATCTGCTTGCCCTTAATGCTGCCATTGAAGCTGCAAGAGCGGGAGAGCATGGGAAGGGATTTGCTGTCGTTGCATCAGAAGTTCGTAAGCTGGCTGAACAATCTAAGGATTCGTCGAACCAGATTGCCAGTTTAATTGAAAAAATACAATACCACACCGAGCAAGCCGTACAATCCATGAGACAAGGAGTTGATGAGGTCGAACAAGGGGCAAACCAAGTCTACCAAACCGGAGAGCGCTTCGAGAGAATCAGCACCTCTATCCAGAGTATCTCAAATCAGATCGAAGAAGTTTCGGCTTCTACGGAACAGATGTCAGCAGGATCAGAAGAAGTCACGGCTTCTATCGTCGAGCTTTCTAATGCCGCTAAAGAAGCCTCCATGTTTTCTCAACAGGTTGCGGCCGCGACAGAAGAGCAAGTCGCTTCCATTGAGGAAGTAGCCCGATCGACCGTGGCGCTTTCAGAGATTGTCAAGCAACTGGAAATGATGATGAATCGGTTTAAGTTATAA
- a CDS encoding helix-turn-helix domain-containing protein — translation MAIRAFTSDEKIHKLMEINKLLTKSLDLEVVLETLVKAAVDLIEVSDTIILYLYDPEDQVLRMAEGVGIDKSMMHHIAFRPGESLTGYTFTEKRPMLYPIQEDIQKRMATMAEQNYAHYLKGVYGRQVRSAFCVPLLYQERCLGVLAVDNFENEGIFTEDDMRIIEVVADQSAIAIVNSRLVQGLKEKNAQLTSSLETHQKFTQIILEGGGIEPILTLLGRILQGKVSYMDATELDDPYLFPIIREKEHFGSIRLQRPVASLSSIERSAVEHAGTALTLDRLKQNALYEKELHLRGELFHQLTKGSSIGQLKQMARQLKWDPNGELQCMVVEGRKESLWKPENIRDKETFIRSIEAISRGIHPNSMVFSLGYQIVVLVPYVKEDTMYQLYQSVDRKWGKAKDIVYGLGRKSSLSQVGNSFEEALEAARYAKVRNDHHFVSYSKLGAERLWQNLDPTLLEHYIEDKLGPLLTVGEECYETLAMLMECNKNHKVTAQRLHIHQNTLYYRLKKIEQILGVSIDNEVEWLNLVLAYQIFVSTHKK, via the coding sequence TTGGCCATCCGAGCATTTACCAGTGATGAAAAAATACATAAACTCATGGAGATTAATAAGTTGTTGACCAAGTCTTTAGATTTAGAGGTTGTCCTGGAAACACTGGTGAAAGCGGCGGTTGATCTCATTGAGGTTTCTGACACGATCATTCTGTACCTGTATGATCCGGAGGATCAGGTTCTAAGAATGGCGGAAGGAGTAGGGATTGATAAGTCGATGATGCACCACATTGCCTTTCGTCCTGGGGAATCTCTGACTGGATACACCTTTACGGAGAAAAGGCCGATGCTCTATCCGATTCAGGAAGATATCCAAAAGAGGATGGCAACGATGGCCGAGCAAAATTATGCCCATTACTTGAAAGGCGTCTACGGGCGGCAGGTGAGAAGTGCTTTTTGTGTACCACTACTCTATCAGGAGAGATGCCTTGGCGTGCTGGCTGTAGATAACTTTGAGAATGAGGGCATCTTCACGGAAGACGATATGCGTATTATTGAAGTGGTTGCTGATCAGAGCGCCATTGCAATTGTGAATTCCAGGCTGGTGCAAGGTCTGAAGGAAAAGAATGCCCAGTTGACCAGCTCGCTGGAGACCCATCAGAAATTTACTCAGATTATTTTGGAAGGGGGCGGGATCGAACCGATTTTAACTCTGTTAGGCCGCATCTTGCAAGGCAAAGTGAGTTATATGGATGCAACGGAATTAGACGACCCTTATTTATTTCCTATTATTAGAGAAAAAGAACACTTTGGCTCCATCCGATTGCAAAGGCCAGTTGCATCCCTGTCTTCCATTGAACGAAGTGCCGTTGAACATGCGGGGACGGCTTTGACCCTCGATCGGTTGAAACAGAATGCGTTATATGAGAAGGAATTGCATCTAAGAGGGGAGTTATTTCATCAGTTAACGAAGGGTTCTTCCATTGGGCAGCTCAAGCAGATGGCTAGACAGCTGAAGTGGGACCCCAATGGGGAGCTTCAATGCATGGTTGTGGAAGGTCGGAAGGAATCTTTATGGAAGCCGGAAAATATTCGGGATAAAGAAACCTTTATCAGATCCATTGAGGCGATTAGTCGAGGAATCCATCCGAATAGTATGGTCTTTTCATTAGGCTATCAAATTGTCGTACTTGTCCCTTATGTAAAGGAAGATACCATGTATCAATTATATCAATCGGTTGATCGGAAATGGGGAAAGGCAAAGGACATCGTCTATGGCTTAGGAAGAAAAAGTTCACTTAGCCAAGTAGGGAACTCGTTTGAGGAAGCGTTGGAAGCTGCTCGGTACGCGAAAGTAAGAAATGACCACCATTTTGTTAGTTATTCGAAGCTTGGAGCGGAGCGCCTGTGGCAGAACCTGGATCCTACCTTACTAGAGCATTATATTGAAGACAAATTAGGGCCCTTGTTGACGGTCGGCGAGGAGTGCTACGAAACGCTAGCCATGTTAATGGAATGTAATAAAAACCACAAAGTCACGGCTCAGCGCCTGCATATCCATCAAAATACCCTTTATTACCGTTTGAAGAAAATAGAGCAGATCTTAGGCGTCTCGATTGACAACGAAGTAGAATGGTTGAATCTTGTTCTTGCCTACCAGATTTTCGTGTCTACCCACAAGAAATAG
- a CDS encoding NAD(P)-dependent oxidoreductase translates to MKKVGVIGCGAMGRGMVKNLIQHGYKVYVYDVDPLGVESAVSYGALAGHSVPSVAEGVEVLLTSLPTPSILEETILGGSGALHVMGKGSLILDMGTTDVETTRKLHKVAAMNDVGFYDCPVSGGPQGADQGTLTIMVGGDRERFDQVDSVLQAIGQEILYIGESGSGQVVKLCNNMVVAGINLLLSEAFLTGVKAGVSVDRIANVMEKGSGQSKVLSVFGPNLIQGSYDNVIFLLSHMAKDVDLYRQLARQGGIPSFMSSVISQLYELAKVQGKGGMDTTAVGQLLEELAKQKIVSRNE, encoded by the coding sequence TTGAAGAAAGTTGGGGTTATTGGCTGCGGGGCTATGGGCAGAGGAATGGTAAAAAACCTGATCCAACATGGCTATAAGGTTTATGTGTATGATGTGGATCCGTTGGGGGTCGAGTCGGCTGTTTCCTATGGTGCCTTGGCAGGTCATAGCGTTCCGTCCGTGGCAGAAGGGGTAGAGGTGCTGCTCACCTCACTTCCGACTCCATCTATTTTGGAAGAGACGATTCTTGGGGGATCGGGAGCTCTTCACGTGATGGGGAAGGGGAGCCTGATTCTGGATATGGGGACGACGGATGTGGAAACGACGCGTAAGCTCCATAAGGTGGCTGCTATGAATGATGTGGGCTTTTACGACTGTCCTGTCAGCGGGGGGCCTCAAGGGGCTGATCAGGGGACCCTTACCATTATGGTTGGGGGTGATAGGGAACGTTTTGACCAGGTAGATTCCGTCTTGCAAGCGATTGGTCAGGAGATTCTTTATATCGGAGAATCTGGTTCCGGCCAGGTGGTGAAGCTATGCAACAATATGGTTGTAGCCGGAATTAATTTGCTGTTAAGTGAAGCCTTCTTGACTGGGGTGAAGGCGGGGGTATCTGTCGACAGAATCGCGAATGTGATGGAAAAAGGATCGGGACAAAGCAAGGTGCTCTCCGTCTTTGGGCCTAATCTCATTCAAGGTTCGTATGACAATGTCATCTTTTTGCTGAGCCACATGGCAAAGGATGTTGACTTATATAGGCAACTGGCAAGACAAGGGGGGATCCCGAGCTTCATGAGTTCCGTCATCTCCCAGCTTTATGAATTAGCCAAGGTGCAGGGGAAAGGGGGCATGGATACGACAGCTGTAGGTCAGCTGCTTGAAGAGTTAGCCAAGCAGAAAATCGTTTCAAGGAATGAATGA
- a CDS encoding YheC/YheD family protein, with amino-acid sequence MPTRREVYILDKWEKQRVLLEEPKISHHSPQTCLFDWKKLKQYLNQYQVVYIKPVVGSGGRGIIRISTIGEEQYRLQAGTRQKHLRSWKQLKRKLKERLKDKGSYMIQQGVDLLTVEGHPVDFRILLLKPRSKWKYMGVMGKQAAPDKMVTNHVQGGKALTLRKSLKKSSMDQRLNHKQMKKGMRRLARNVSQAVSRRYPHVRELGLDVALDKEGKLWVIEANTKPAFRLFRKHHDRTLYPRISREMRSIRSRYRF; translated from the coding sequence ATGCCAACCAGAAGAGAAGTCTACATCCTCGATAAATGGGAAAAACAACGTGTCTTGTTAGAGGAACCTAAGATAAGTCATCATAGTCCGCAAACTTGTCTCTTCGATTGGAAGAAGCTTAAACAGTATTTAAACCAATATCAAGTTGTCTACATCAAGCCCGTCGTTGGAAGCGGAGGCCGCGGGATTATACGAATCAGCACGATAGGAGAAGAGCAATATCGGCTACAGGCGGGTACGCGCCAGAAGCATCTTCGGAGCTGGAAGCAGTTGAAAAGGAAACTAAAGGAGCGACTTAAGGATAAAGGGTCTTATATGATCCAACAGGGAGTTGATCTGCTCACCGTAGAAGGCCACCCAGTGGATTTCCGGATTCTACTTCTTAAGCCTAGAAGTAAGTGGAAGTACATGGGGGTAATGGGGAAACAAGCGGCGCCAGATAAAATGGTCACGAACCATGTACAGGGAGGCAAGGCCTTAACTCTAAGAAAGAGCCTTAAGAAAAGCAGCATGGACCAGAGATTGAATCACAAGCAGATGAAAAAGGGCATGAGGCGTTTGGCTCGAAATGTTTCGCAAGCCGTAAGCAGGCGATATCCGCATGTACGGGAACTCGGCCTTGATGTGGCCTTAGATAAGGAAGGGAAGCTCTGGGTGATCGAGGCGAATACGAAGCCAGCATTTAGGTTATTCCGTAAGCATCATGACAGAACTCTATATCCAAGAATCTCCCGGGAGATGCGATCGATACGAAGTCGGTATCGTTTTTGA
- a CDS encoding aminotransferase class I/II-fold pyridoxal phosphate-dependent enzyme, giving the protein MFAWINSLAVVINGYLQFWFIYLQPWKGYLQSIGNWLIPDPSNWLGTNGHFPSTIELESNLSEEGGCDMKLNDFKLEVYFNKYEFSAPYLLTQSDCESMSIQELLHFEPGVEEKFLNSWLGYTEVQGNPELRAEISKLYTNVKEDGILVHAGAQEAIFNYMNVVLNPGDHVVCQFPVYQSLYEVAPSIGCEVSTWELKQGENGWVLDMEELKRLIRPNTKLIAINTPNNPTGYVLSLDEMKAIVEIAREKNIHVFCDEVYKGLEYDGNRLPWFSDLYENAVSLGVMSKAYGLSGLRIGWIATQNKEIYDKMTRFKHYTSICSSAPSEFLTIVALRHGDKILQRNLEIIKDNLAVADRFFQKYDSLFTNNKPSAGPIAFHRIHIDQPTEGFCEDLIAKKGVLLLPANIYDYPASYIRMGYGRRNFPECLAKFEEYLVENFA; this is encoded by the coding sequence GTGTTTGCTTGGATCAACAGTCTGGCAGTTGTGATCAACGGTTATTTGCAGTTTTGGTTCATATATTTGCAACCTTGGAAGGGATATTTGCAATCCATCGGCAATTGGTTGATTCCGGATCCTTCCAATTGGCTGGGGACAAATGGACACTTTCCTTCTACAATAGAACTAGAATCAAACTTAAGTGAGGAAGGTGGATGTGATATGAAGCTAAATGATTTTAAGTTAGAGGTTTACTTCAACAAGTATGAGTTTTCCGCACCTTATTTGCTAACCCAATCCGATTGTGAGTCGATGTCAATTCAAGAATTGCTGCATTTTGAGCCCGGTGTGGAAGAAAAGTTCTTGAACAGTTGGTTAGGGTACACCGAAGTTCAAGGGAATCCGGAGCTGCGTGCGGAAATTTCCAAGCTGTATACGAACGTGAAGGAAGATGGCATTTTAGTGCATGCGGGGGCACAAGAAGCGATTTTCAATTATATGAATGTGGTCCTGAATCCCGGAGATCATGTCGTTTGTCAATTTCCTGTCTACCAGTCTCTCTATGAGGTTGCGCCATCTATCGGATGTGAAGTGTCGACATGGGAGCTAAAGCAAGGGGAAAACGGCTGGGTCCTGGATATGGAGGAACTCAAACGTCTCATTCGGCCGAATACCAAGCTCATTGCTATCAATACGCCGAACAATCCAACCGGCTATGTCCTTAGCCTAGATGAAATGAAGGCCATTGTGGAAATTGCGAGGGAGAAGAATATCCATGTCTTCTGTGATGAGGTCTATAAGGGCCTTGAATATGATGGCAACCGTTTACCCTGGTTCTCTGACCTTTATGAAAATGCGGTATCGCTTGGTGTAATGTCCAAGGCCTACGGGCTCTCAGGCTTGCGGATTGGCTGGATTGCCACTCAAAATAAGGAAATTTACGACAAAATGACGCGGTTTAAGCATTACACTTCGATCTGCAGCAGTGCTCCGAGCGAATTTTTAACGATCGTGGCCCTGCGGCATGGGGACAAGATCCTCCAGCGGAATCTGGAGATTATAAAGGATAATCTAGCAGTAGCCGACCGTTTTTTTCAAAAGTACGATTCTTTATTTACCAATAACAAGCCGAGCGCGGGACCGATTGCTTTTCATAGAATCCATATTGATCAACCTACGGAAGGTTTTTGTGAGGATTTGATAGCGAAGAAAGGGGTCCTGCTATTGCCAGCAAACATCTACGACTATCCTGCAAGCTATATTCGAATGGGGTACGGCAGGAGGAACTTCCCCGAGTGCTTGGCTAAGTTTGAAGAATATCTCGTAGAGAATTTTGCCTAA